TCTGCCAAGCTTTCCGATGCGCAGCGTGCACTGATTGTCGCCTGGGCGGAGGCAACTATGGACAAATTGGTTGAAGAGGATGAAGAAGATTTTGAAGAGGATATCGATGAGTCAAATTAAATTTTTTATGATGGTTATGGGTCTATTTATGACCCTTAACCTGGTTTTTGGACAATCATCGCCTATTTTGAAGAGAACAATAGGGTATTGGTACTACCAGATCTTATTCAAATGGATTCATATTCTCCAATTGGGGCTTTGGATAAGTGTAAGATTCAAAATGATTCTTTTGATTCAAAATCTACCTTTCCAAGAATCATAGAAATTGATCCAGAGTTTACTGAAAATTTTTTTGAGGTAAATGATTTCGATAGGTATTCAATGCCGATTAAAAAATTGAGCGGAAACCATACCATGAGAATTTATGTACCGGATAGCACGGTAAACTATACCATACGGATCAAAGAGTTGGGCGAAAGATTTGAAGGGATTGAAAAGTAAACCATATTGCTGCCTATTTAAAAAGTAAAAACAGGGCCTTTTATGCACAAAGCTTTCTTCCTACTACCCTTATTGATTCTTTCTTTTCTTGCCAATTCCCAAACTGTCTGTTCTCTGGAAAGTCGGGCAAGACTAGATCAGTTCTTTTCAGAATTTTCCCAAAAGGATCTCTCAGGAGAATCTCTGAATGTGCTTACTGTGGAAATTGGCAAATGGTTTTTGGGTACCCCCTATGTAGAAAAAACTTTGGAAATTCCCGGTGAGGAAAAGTTGGTCATTAACCTTCAGGGGCTAGATTGCACTACATATTTGGAAACTGTGGTTACCTTGAGCAGATTGGCCAATAGGGCTGATTTAAGTTTTGAATCGTATGAGTCCGAGTTGCAGCATCTGAGATATAGGGATGGGGAAAATTCAGGTTATCCTTCCCGTTTGCATTATTTTTCAGATTGGATTTATGAAAATCAACAAAAGGGCATCTTGGAGGATATTACCGCAAAAATAGGAGGGAAACCATATAAGAATCAGCCTTCCTTTATGTCTGCTAACCCTCAATTTTACCCACAATTGAGTAATCCGGAATATGTATCCCAAATCAGGAATACTGAGCGAGAGATCGCGGGCAGGTCTTATCACTTCATTCCCAAAGATGAAATCAGAAAAGCTGAAGAGAAGATACAAAGCGGTGACCTGATTGCTATCACTGCCTCGAGGAGTGATTTGGATATGGTTCATGTAGGTTTTGCTGTTAAAAAAAATGGCAGGATCCATTTGATGCATGCAAGTACCGGTTCAATGAAAGTGGAAATTTCAGAAAAGCCATTAAGTGAGTATTTGGCCGGGTTTAAATCCCAATCGGGAATAATGGTTGCCCGCTTAGTCCATCCATAAAAATGACCTTTATTAAATTTTATTTTTCGAAAATCTTCTCCATGAAAAAATCACTTTATCATTTTCTCTTGATTGCCATCCTTCTTTCCTGTAAGGATAAGGTTCAGGAAAATTCGGCAGCATATTCTGGCAACCCCCTTTTTGAGGGATGGTATGCAGATCCCGAGGCCATTATTTATGGGGATACTTATTGGATTTATCCGACGTATTCAGACAAATTCCATAGACAGGTTTTTATGGATTGTTTTTCTTCTCCTGACCTGGTCAACTGGACCAAACATGAAAGGATTATTGATACCGCCGAAGTAAAATGGGCAGATTCGGCTATGTGGGCTCCTGGAGTGATTGAAAACAAAGGAAAATATTATCTGTTCTTTGCGGCCAATGATGTTCATGAAGGAGAAATCGGGGGAATTGGGGTCGCAATCGCCGATAAGCCTCAAGGTCCTTTCA
This Cecembia calidifontis DNA region includes the following protein-coding sequences:
- a CDS encoding N-acetylmuramoyl-L-alanine amidase-like domain-containing protein, with the protein product MHKAFFLLPLLILSFLANSQTVCSLESRARLDQFFSEFSQKDLSGESLNVLTVEIGKWFLGTPYVEKTLEIPGEEKLVINLQGLDCTTYLETVVTLSRLANRADLSFESYESELQHLRYRDGENSGYPSRLHYFSDWIYENQQKGILEDITAKIGGKPYKNQPSFMSANPQFYPQLSNPEYVSQIRNTEREIAGRSYHFIPKDEIRKAEEKIQSGDLIAITASRSDLDMVHVGFAVKKNGRIHLMHASTGSMKVEISEKPLSEYLAGFKSQSGIMVARLVHP